The following proteins are co-located in the Branchiostoma lanceolatum isolate klBraLanc5 chromosome 16, klBraLanc5.hap2, whole genome shotgun sequence genome:
- the LOC136421682 gene encoding uncharacterized protein isoform X3 — MAYLQEVRCKSLYKKMGFHLLKPTAISHFEQVKDKVPVENPAEFFRDHGGDYFVSCADFDTKELVLIKPTDMSTVRKAPFFNEALREHAEELLVIPFSQLADVSTTVANDVAHITTMFLYMTMRCGSTLLIKALEASGTMHALSESDFYANIRRYLLLKEEFPEDGMETLLEIIRQTNTLFNYTLLQEDPSKTITCYKMRGQVGPIADVLQRALPEVKNIFIYRNLLGTLDSYAHVMASGRYWKYWLQTTLNLDCLYINNYDDLQATPLRDNPVFDSIQVPHGIVWFSVCAWLEIMQKAHELTKQDPQWFDVILRYEELSKYKEEMVLKVMEVLGIKCVDESAKANIRNVFKVNSQAGHSLASRGASGGGSWVGEWEMGIVSKILQHVNMGISKPDFVLDGTLTFGSECIHK; from the exons ATGGCGTATCTTCAAGAAGTACGCTGTAAGAGTTTGTATAAGAAGATGGGATTTCACCTCCTAAAGCCAACAGCCATCAGCCACTTCGAGCAGGTGAAGGATAAAGTACCAGTTGAAAACCCAGCCGAGTTCTTTCGAGATCACGGCGGGGACTACTTTGTCAGCTGCGCAGACTTCGATACCAAGGAACTCGTGCTGATAAAGCCGACAGACATGTCGACAGTCAGGAAAGCGCCATTCTTCAACGAG gcTTTGCGAGAACACGCCGAAGAGCTTCTGGTTATACCGTTCTCCCAGTTGGCGGATGTAAGTACCACGGTGGCCAATGACGTCGCCCACATCACCACCATGTTTCTTTACATGACAA TGCGATGTGGTTCAACGTTGCTGATCAAAGCCTTGGAAGCGAGCGGCACGATGCACGCGTTGTCAGAGTCTGACTTTTACGCCAACATTAGACGGTACCTCCTTTTGAAGGAGGAATTTCCTGAAGATGGTATGGAGACGCTATTGGAGATTATCAGACAAACCAACACCCTCTTCAACTACACCCTTCTTCAAGAAGACCCTTCTAAGACAATCACCTGTTACAAAATGCGTGGGCAG gTTGGCCCCATAGCAGATGTTCTCCAGAGGGCCCTTCCGGAAGTTAAGAACATCTTCATTTACCGGAACCTCCTGGGAACACTGGACTCCTATGCCCACGTGATGGCCAGCGGTCGATATTGGAAGTACTGGCTACAAACAACTCTTAATCTAGATTGTCTCTATATTAACAATTATGATGATCTGCAGGCAACTCCTTTGCGGGATAATCCGGTTTTCGATTCCATCCAAGTTCCACATGGCATCGTGTGGTTCTCTGTATGTGCTTGGCTCGAGATAATGCAAAAGGCTCACGAGCTGACCAAACAAGATCCACAATGGTTTGATGTGATTCTGAGGTATGAGGAGCTTTCTAAGTATAAGGAAGAGATGGTGTTGAAAGTCATGGAGGTTTTGGGTATCAAATGTGTCGACGAGAGTGCAAAGGCAAACATACGTAATGTGTTTAAAGTGAACAGCCAGGCTGGGCATTCTCTTGCCAGTCGGGGGGCTAGTGGGGGAGGAAGCTGGGTGGGAGAGTGGGAGATGGGGATCGTTTCCAAGATTCTGCAACATGTCAACATGGGGATCAGTAAACCCGATTTTGTTCTCGATGGAACTCTAACTTTCGGATCTGAATGTATACATAAATGA
- the LOC136421682 gene encoding uncharacterized protein isoform X2: MLRSKKQRSGNKKYSSMAYLQEVRCKSLYKKMGFHLLKPTAISHFEQVKDKVPVENPAEFFRDHGGDYFVSCADFDTKELVLIKPTDMSTVRKAPFFNEALREHAEELLVIPFSQLADVSTTVANDVAHITTMFLYMTMRCGSTLLIKALEASGTMHALSESDFYANIRRYLLLKEEFPEDGMETLLEIIRQTNTLFNYTLLQEDPSKTITCYKMRGQVGPIADVLQRALPEVKNIFIYRNLLGTLDSYAHVMASGRYWKYWLQTTLNLDCLYINNYDDLQATPLRDNPVFDSIQVPHGIVWFSVCAWLEIMQKAHELTKQDPQWFDVILRYEELSKYKEEMVLKVMEVLGIKCVDESAKANIRNVFKVNSQAGHSLASRGASGGGSWVGEWEMGIVSKILQHVNMGISKPDFVLDGTLTFGSECIHK; the protein is encoded by the exons ATGTTGAG ATCTAAGAAGCAAAGATCCGGAAATAAG AAATACTCATCGATGGCGTATCTTCAAGAAGTACGCTGTAAGAGTTTGTATAAGAAGATGGGATTTCACCTCCTAAAGCCAACAGCCATCAGCCACTTCGAGCAGGTGAAGGATAAAGTACCAGTTGAAAACCCAGCCGAGTTCTTTCGAGATCACGGCGGGGACTACTTTGTCAGCTGCGCAGACTTCGATACCAAGGAACTCGTGCTGATAAAGCCGACAGACATGTCGACAGTCAGGAAAGCGCCATTCTTCAACGAG gcTTTGCGAGAACACGCCGAAGAGCTTCTGGTTATACCGTTCTCCCAGTTGGCGGATGTAAGTACCACGGTGGCCAATGACGTCGCCCACATCACCACCATGTTTCTTTACATGACAA TGCGATGTGGTTCAACGTTGCTGATCAAAGCCTTGGAAGCGAGCGGCACGATGCACGCGTTGTCAGAGTCTGACTTTTACGCCAACATTAGACGGTACCTCCTTTTGAAGGAGGAATTTCCTGAAGATGGTATGGAGACGCTATTGGAGATTATCAGACAAACCAACACCCTCTTCAACTACACCCTTCTTCAAGAAGACCCTTCTAAGACAATCACCTGTTACAAAATGCGTGGGCAG gTTGGCCCCATAGCAGATGTTCTCCAGAGGGCCCTTCCGGAAGTTAAGAACATCTTCATTTACCGGAACCTCCTGGGAACACTGGACTCCTATGCCCACGTGATGGCCAGCGGTCGATATTGGAAGTACTGGCTACAAACAACTCTTAATCTAGATTGTCTCTATATTAACAATTATGATGATCTGCAGGCAACTCCTTTGCGGGATAATCCGGTTTTCGATTCCATCCAAGTTCCACATGGCATCGTGTGGTTCTCTGTATGTGCTTGGCTCGAGATAATGCAAAAGGCTCACGAGCTGACCAAACAAGATCCACAATGGTTTGATGTGATTCTGAGGTATGAGGAGCTTTCTAAGTATAAGGAAGAGATGGTGTTGAAAGTCATGGAGGTTTTGGGTATCAAATGTGTCGACGAGAGTGCAAAGGCAAACATACGTAATGTGTTTAAAGTGAACAGCCAGGCTGGGCATTCTCTTGCCAGTCGGGGGGCTAGTGGGGGAGGAAGCTGGGTGGGAGAGTGGGAGATGGGGATCGTTTCCAAGATTCTGCAACATGTCAACATGGGGATCAGTAAACCCGATTTTGTTCTCGATGGAACTCTAACTTTCGGATCTGAATGTATACATAAATGA
- the LOC136421682 gene encoding uncharacterized protein isoform X1, translated as MARVFPGNKQRSGNKKYSSMAYLQEVRCKSLYKKMGFHLLKPTAISHFEQVKDKVPVENPAEFFRDHGGDYFVSCADFDTKELVLIKPTDMSTVRKAPFFNEALREHAEELLVIPFSQLADVSTTVANDVAHITTMFLYMTMRCGSTLLIKALEASGTMHALSESDFYANIRRYLLLKEEFPEDGMETLLEIIRQTNTLFNYTLLQEDPSKTITCYKMRGQVGPIADVLQRALPEVKNIFIYRNLLGTLDSYAHVMASGRYWKYWLQTTLNLDCLYINNYDDLQATPLRDNPVFDSIQVPHGIVWFSVCAWLEIMQKAHELTKQDPQWFDVILRYEELSKYKEEMVLKVMEVLGIKCVDESAKANIRNVFKVNSQAGHSLASRGASGGGSWVGEWEMGIVSKILQHVNMGISKPDFVLDGTLTFGSECIHK; from the exons ATGGCTAGAGTATTTCCTGGGAATAAGCAAAGATCCGGAAATAAG AAATACTCATCGATGGCGTATCTTCAAGAAGTACGCTGTAAGAGTTTGTATAAGAAGATGGGATTTCACCTCCTAAAGCCAACAGCCATCAGCCACTTCGAGCAGGTGAAGGATAAAGTACCAGTTGAAAACCCAGCCGAGTTCTTTCGAGATCACGGCGGGGACTACTTTGTCAGCTGCGCAGACTTCGATACCAAGGAACTCGTGCTGATAAAGCCGACAGACATGTCGACAGTCAGGAAAGCGCCATTCTTCAACGAG gcTTTGCGAGAACACGCCGAAGAGCTTCTGGTTATACCGTTCTCCCAGTTGGCGGATGTAAGTACCACGGTGGCCAATGACGTCGCCCACATCACCACCATGTTTCTTTACATGACAA TGCGATGTGGTTCAACGTTGCTGATCAAAGCCTTGGAAGCGAGCGGCACGATGCACGCGTTGTCAGAGTCTGACTTTTACGCCAACATTAGACGGTACCTCCTTTTGAAGGAGGAATTTCCTGAAGATGGTATGGAGACGCTATTGGAGATTATCAGACAAACCAACACCCTCTTCAACTACACCCTTCTTCAAGAAGACCCTTCTAAGACAATCACCTGTTACAAAATGCGTGGGCAG gTTGGCCCCATAGCAGATGTTCTCCAGAGGGCCCTTCCGGAAGTTAAGAACATCTTCATTTACCGGAACCTCCTGGGAACACTGGACTCCTATGCCCACGTGATGGCCAGCGGTCGATATTGGAAGTACTGGCTACAAACAACTCTTAATCTAGATTGTCTCTATATTAACAATTATGATGATCTGCAGGCAACTCCTTTGCGGGATAATCCGGTTTTCGATTCCATCCAAGTTCCACATGGCATCGTGTGGTTCTCTGTATGTGCTTGGCTCGAGATAATGCAAAAGGCTCACGAGCTGACCAAACAAGATCCACAATGGTTTGATGTGATTCTGAGGTATGAGGAGCTTTCTAAGTATAAGGAAGAGATGGTGTTGAAAGTCATGGAGGTTTTGGGTATCAAATGTGTCGACGAGAGTGCAAAGGCAAACATACGTAATGTGTTTAAAGTGAACAGCCAGGCTGGGCATTCTCTTGCCAGTCGGGGGGCTAGTGGGGGAGGAAGCTGGGTGGGAGAGTGGGAGATGGGGATCGTTTCCAAGATTCTGCAACATGTCAACATGGGGATCAGTAAACCCGATTTTGTTCTCGATGGAACTCTAACTTTCGGATCTGAATGTATACATAAATGA
- the LOC136421683 gene encoding uncharacterized protein, translated as MCVLFADQRRSGNKKYSPMAYLQEVRCKSLYKKMGFHLLKPTAISHFEQVKDKVPVDNPSEFFRDHGGDYFVSCADFDTKELVLIKPTDRSKVRRAAFFNEALREHAEELFVIPFSQLADVSATMANDVAHITTMFIHIAMRCGSTLLIKALEATGMMHALSESDVYVNISRYLLSKKEFPEDGMEPLLEFIRHTNTLFNYTLLQEDPSKTIICYKMRGQVGPITDVLQKALPKVKNIFLYRNLLGTLDSYAHVMAKGRYWKYWLQTSLKLDYLYIDNYNDLLATPLRDNPVFESIPVPHGIVWFSVCSWLELMQKAHELTKQDPHQFYHVILRYEELKKYKEEMVMKVMEVLGFKCVDEDARANIRKVFEVNSQAGHSLASRGASGGGSWVGEWEMGIVSKILQHVNMGISKPDFVLDGTLTFGSDCINK; from the exons atgtgtgttttatttgcagATCAAAGAAGATCCGGAAATAAG AAATACTCACCGATGGCGTATCTTCAAGAAGTACGCTGTAAGAGTTTGTATAAGAAGATGGGATTTCACCTCCTAAAGCCAACAGCCATCAGCCACTTCGAGCAGGTGAAGGATAAAGTACCAGTTGACAACCCATCCGAGTTCTTTCGAGATCACGGCGGGGACTACTTCGTCAGCTGCGCAGACTTCGATACCAAGGAACTCGTGCTGATAAAGCCGACAGACAGATCTAAAGTCAGGAGAGCAGCATTCTTCAACGAG GCTTTGCGAGAACACGCCGAAGAGCTTTTCGTCATCCCGTTCTCCCAGTTGGCGGATGTgagtgccacaatggccaatGACGTCGCCCACATCACCACCATGTTTATTCACATTGCAA TGCGATGTGGTTCAACGTTGCTGATCAAGGCACTGGAAGCGACTGGCATGATGCACGCTTTGTCAGAGTCTGACGTGTACGTCAACATTAGTCGGTACCTCCTGTCGAAGAAGGAATTTCCTGAAGATGGTATGGAGCCGCTTTTGGAGTTTATCAGACACACCAACACTCTCTTCAACTACACCCTTCTTCAAGAAGACCCTTCTAAAACAATCATCTGTTACAAAATGCGTGGTCAG GTTGGCCCCATAACAGATGTTCTCCAGAAGGCCCTCCCGAAAGTCAAGAACATCTTCCTGTACCGGAACCTGCTAGGAACTTTGGACTCCTATGCCCACGTGATGGCCAAAGGTCGCTATTGGAAGTACTGGCTGCAAACGTCCCTTAAGCTTGATTATCTCTATATTGACAATTATAATGATCTGCTGGCAACTCCTTTGCGGGATAATCCCGTTTTTGAGTCCATCCCAGTTCCACATGGCATCGTCTGGTTCTCTGTATGTTCTTGGCTCGAGTTGATGCAAAAGGCTCACGAGCTAACCAAACAAGATCCGCACCAATTTTACCATGTGATCCTGAGGTACGAGGAGCTGAAGAAGTACAAGGAAGAGATGGTCATGAAAGTCATGGAAGTTCTCGGTTTCAAATGTGTCGACGAAGACGCAAGGGCAAACATACGTAAGGTGTTTGAAGTGAACAGCCAGGCTGGGCATTCGCTTGCCAGTCGGGGGGCTAGTGGTGGAGGAAGCTGGGTGGGAGAGTGGGAGATGGGGATCGTTTCCAAGATTCTGCAACATGTCAACATGGGGATCAGTAAACCCGATTTTGTTCTCGATGGAACTCTAACTTTTGGATCTGACTGTATAAATAAATAA
- the LOC136421945 gene encoding sialin-like isoform X1, with the protein MACSQNIACCIPARYSLAVLLMGVMIHFYTLRSNFSIMVVAMVEHSSNIEGNSSRENECSVNKTQNTKHSTHENYTAELLNLNLDNETGFVWHANSTENKSQDKFSWDPVTQGRIIGAYSYGAVFSQVPGGFLEARFGGKKVLGLSMMLASVLTLLTPAAAFAGEWWLFAVRVVVGFAQGVVYPSTFGVLSRWAPPSERGRLLAIVFVGETLGVFVGFSLTAKLITKFGWAVTLYITGVAGLAFCCVWCLLAFDSPAVHPRISETEKKYIECNLERTTKDRKIPWCKLFSSPHLWVLIYIHCADGWDFFMMLTCLPLYMDTILNFNIDTNGALSAMPYLALMASRILSSLIIDPVIERSGFKKVNIRKSCILALVGVAACLVAVGHVRCDSTAAIAILCLATIMQGVMAPGFYPSFAELTLGFSGVAFGISNTIANCGGFIAPLMVGILTDENQTVEAWQKVFYISAAISVSGSVMALAFLRTDPVSWAQDPDEDDLSQSAVEMDKMVVDNYVTSV; encoded by the exons ATTGCCTGCTGTATTCCAGCCCGGTATTCTTTGGCTGTCCTTCTTATGGGGGTCATGATTCACTTCTACACCCTGCGGTCAAACTTCAGTATCATGGTTGTGGCTATGGTGGAACATTCTTCGAATATTGAAGGCAACAGCTCCAGGGAGAACGAGTGTTCTGTAAATAAGACACAGAATACCAAGCATTCCACACACGAAAATTACACGGCAGAATTGTTAAATTTAAATCTTGACAACGAGACGGGATTCGTTTGGCATGCAAACAGTACAGAGAATAAAAGTCAG GATAAATTTTCCTGGGACCCCGTTACTCAAGGCCGCATCATCGGCGCCTACTCGTACGGGGCTGTGTTCAGTCAGGTGCCGGGAGGATTCCTGGAGGCCAGGTTTGGTGGGAAGAAAGTTCTCGGTCTGAGTATGATGCTTGCCTCCGTTCTGACTCTGCTGACGCCCGCGGCTGCTTTCGCTGGAGAATGGTGGCTGTTTGCCGTTCGGGTGGTTGTCGGCTTTGCACAG GGCGTGGTATACCCAAGTACGTTTGGCGTCTTGTCAAGATGGGCCCCGCCCTCGGAGAGAGGTCGTCTTCTGGCAATTGTCTTTGTCG GTGAGACCTTGGGGGTCTTTGTGGGTTTTTCATTGACAGCAAAACTCATCACGAAGTTTGGTTGGGCAGTTACCCTGTACATCACAG GGGTAGCTGGCCTGGCGTTTTGCTGTGTGTGGTGTCTCCTGGCGTTTGACTCGCCTGCCGTTCATCCGAGAATAAGTGAAACCGAAAAGAAATACATCGAGTGCAATTTAGAGAGAACGACGAAG GACAGGAAAATTCCGTGGTGTAAACTGTTTTCATCGCCACACCTGTGGGTACTGATCTATATCCACTGTGCGGACGGTTGGGACTTTTTCATGATGCTCACATGTCTGCCCTTGTATATGGATACGATACTCAACTTCAATATAGACACG AATGGTGCCTTGTCTGCTATGCCGTATCTGGCTCTCATGGCATCAAGGATCCTGTCTAGTCTCATCATCGATCCTGTCATCGAGCGATCGGGTTTTAAGAAGGTCAACATAAGGAAGTCATGCATACTAG CTTTGGTCGGCGTTGCCGCCTGCCTTGTGGCTGTTGGTCACGTGCGCTGTGATTCGACAGCAGCCATAGCCATTTTGTGTCTGGCCACAATTATGCAAGGTGTGATGGCACCAGGGTTTTATCCAAGCTTCGCAGAACTCACACTGGGCTTCTCTGGAGTGGCGTTTGGAATCAGCAACACTATAGCAAACTGTGGAGGATTCATTGCGCCTCTGATGGTGGGAATTCTCACAGATGAAAAC CAAACAGTGGAAGCCTGGCAGAAAGTCTTCTACATCAGCGCCGCCATTTCTGTTTCCGGATCCGTCATGGCGTTGGCGTTCCTCCGGACTGATCCGGTTTCCTGGGCGCAGGACCCGGATGAAGACGATCTGTCCCAGTCAGCTGTAGAAATGGACAAGATGGTAGTTGACAATTACGTGACGTCAGTGTGA
- the LOC136421945 gene encoding sialin-like isoform X2, with amino-acid sequence MACSQNDKFSWDPVTQGRIIGAYSYGAVFSQVPGGFLEARFGGKKVLGLSMMLASVLTLLTPAAAFAGEWWLFAVRVVVGFAQGVVYPSTFGVLSRWAPPSERGRLLAIVFVGETLGVFVGFSLTAKLITKFGWAVTLYITGVAGLAFCCVWCLLAFDSPAVHPRISETEKKYIECNLERTTKDRKIPWCKLFSSPHLWVLIYIHCADGWDFFMMLTCLPLYMDTILNFNIDTNGALSAMPYLALMASRILSSLIIDPVIERSGFKKVNIRKSCILALVGVAACLVAVGHVRCDSTAAIAILCLATIMQGVMAPGFYPSFAELTLGFSGVAFGISNTIANCGGFIAPLMVGILTDENQTVEAWQKVFYISAAISVSGSVMALAFLRTDPVSWAQDPDEDDLSQSAVEMDKMVVDNYVTSV; translated from the exons GATAAATTTTCCTGGGACCCCGTTACTCAAGGCCGCATCATCGGCGCCTACTCGTACGGGGCTGTGTTCAGTCAGGTGCCGGGAGGATTCCTGGAGGCCAGGTTTGGTGGGAAGAAAGTTCTCGGTCTGAGTATGATGCTTGCCTCCGTTCTGACTCTGCTGACGCCCGCGGCTGCTTTCGCTGGAGAATGGTGGCTGTTTGCCGTTCGGGTGGTTGTCGGCTTTGCACAG GGCGTGGTATACCCAAGTACGTTTGGCGTCTTGTCAAGATGGGCCCCGCCCTCGGAGAGAGGTCGTCTTCTGGCAATTGTCTTTGTCG GTGAGACCTTGGGGGTCTTTGTGGGTTTTTCATTGACAGCAAAACTCATCACGAAGTTTGGTTGGGCAGTTACCCTGTACATCACAG GGGTAGCTGGCCTGGCGTTTTGCTGTGTGTGGTGTCTCCTGGCGTTTGACTCGCCTGCCGTTCATCCGAGAATAAGTGAAACCGAAAAGAAATACATCGAGTGCAATTTAGAGAGAACGACGAAG GACAGGAAAATTCCGTGGTGTAAACTGTTTTCATCGCCACACCTGTGGGTACTGATCTATATCCACTGTGCGGACGGTTGGGACTTTTTCATGATGCTCACATGTCTGCCCTTGTATATGGATACGATACTCAACTTCAATATAGACACG AATGGTGCCTTGTCTGCTATGCCGTATCTGGCTCTCATGGCATCAAGGATCCTGTCTAGTCTCATCATCGATCCTGTCATCGAGCGATCGGGTTTTAAGAAGGTCAACATAAGGAAGTCATGCATACTAG CTTTGGTCGGCGTTGCCGCCTGCCTTGTGGCTGTTGGTCACGTGCGCTGTGATTCGACAGCAGCCATAGCCATTTTGTGTCTGGCCACAATTATGCAAGGTGTGATGGCACCAGGGTTTTATCCAAGCTTCGCAGAACTCACACTGGGCTTCTCTGGAGTGGCGTTTGGAATCAGCAACACTATAGCAAACTGTGGAGGATTCATTGCGCCTCTGATGGTGGGAATTCTCACAGATGAAAAC CAAACAGTGGAAGCCTGGCAGAAAGTCTTCTACATCAGCGCCGCCATTTCTGTTTCCGGATCCGTCATGGCGTTGGCGTTCCTCCGGACTGATCCGGTTTCCTGGGCGCAGGACCCGGATGAAGACGATCTGTCCCAGTCAGCTGTAGAAATGGACAAGATGGTAGTTGACAATTACGTGACGTCAGTGTGA